The DNA sequence GACGTACTGCTGCGCGCCTTCGCCCGGGGAGCCCCGGCCGATGTCGGGCTCACCGTCGCCGGTGAGTTCTGGGGCGGCTCCCAGCGGTTGCGCGACCTCGCCCGCGAGCTCGGTGTGGCCGACCGCGTCGTTTTCCGGGAGGGCTACGTGCCGGCCGCGCAGCTCCCCGGGCTGTTCGCGGGCGCCGACGCGCTGGTGCTGCCCTACCGGTCCGCAACCGCCACGCAGAACGTATATCTGGCCCACGAGCACGGCCTCCCGGCGATCGCCACCCGCGCCGGCGGGCTCGCGGACCAGGTGACCGACGGCGTGGACGGCCTGCTGTGCGAGCCGGGCGACGCCGACGACCTCACCTGTGCCCTGCGCCGGTTCTACACCGGCGACACGGCCGAGCGGCTGCGCGCCGCGGTGCGTCCCGTCGACCCCGCACCGCATTGGGACGCCTACATCGAGGCGTTGACGGGCTGAGCGGCCGCCGTGCCCGAACGCCGCGGCCACCGCGTCGGCGACCACGGCGTTAGTGTGAGTGCCATGACGTTCGACGGGTTCGAGACACTGGCCATTCACGCAGGCCAGGAGGCCGACACCGAGACCGGCGCGGTCGTGGTGCCCATCTACCAGACCAGTACCTACGCCCAGGACGGCGTCGGCGGGCTGCGCAGCGGCTACGAGTATTCGCGGACCGCCAACCCCACGCGGGGTGCGCTGGAGGAGTGCCTGGCGGCACTGGAGTCGGGGATCCGCGGTTTGGCCTTCGCATCGGGGATGGCGGCCGAGGACACGCTGCTGCGCACGGTCGCCAAGCCCGGCGACCACGTGATCATCCCCTCCGACGCCTACGGCGGCACGTTCCGGCTCTTCTCCAAGGTGCTGGACCGCTGGGGCGTGCAGTGGGAGGCGGTGCCCCAGTCCGACACCGAGGCGGTGCGCCGCGCGGTGCGCCCCGAGACGGTGGCGATCTGGGCGGAGACCCCCACCAACCCCCTGCTGACCATCAGCGACATCGAGGCGCTGGCGGGCGTGGCCCATAACAGCGGGGCGCTGCTGGTCGTCGACAACACCTTCGCCTCGCCCTACCTGCAGCGCCCGCTGACCCTGGGCGCCGACGTGGTGGTGCATTCCACCACCAAGTACCTGGGCGGCCACTCCGACGTGGTGGGCGGCGCGCTGGTGGTATCGGACCCCGAACTGGGCGACCGGCTGGCGTTCCACCAGAACACGATGGGAGCGGTCGCCGGGCCCTTCGACGCCTGGCTGACACTGCGCGGGATCAAGACGCTGGGCGTGCGGATGGACCGGCACTGCGCCAACGCCGAGCTCATCGTGGCGGCCCTGCAGCGCCATCCGGCCGTCTCGGAGGTCTACTATCCCGGCCTGGCCGAGCACCCGGGCCACAAGACCGCCGGGCGCCAGATGCGCGCCTTCGGCGGGATGATCTCCTTCCGGGTCCGCGGCGGCGAGGAGGCGGCGCTGAAGGTGTGCGAGCGGTCGCGCGTGTTCACCCTGGGCGAGTCGCTGGGCGGCGTGGAATCGCTGATCGAGCACCCCGGGCGGATGACCCACGCCTCGGCCGCGGGCTCGCCGCTGGAGGTTCCCGCCGATCTGGTGCGGCTGTCGGTCGGTATCGAGTCGGGCGACGACCTGGTGGCCGACCTGGCCGAGGCGCTGGAGCAGTAGTCGGCGCCGGCCCTTCGCCGCGAATGCGCCAGGGGGCCGACACGAGGAACGCGCCCGGCCTCGGCCGGGCGCGCGGTGCGCCTGCCGCCTCAGCGGCGGCGCGTCGCCTTCATTCGGGCGTCACGCTACTGCTTGGGGGTGCCCGTAGCGTGAGTCGTCCTCTTCGTCCTGCTCTTCCGCGGTGGTCCCGGAGTCCACGGGGACCGAGCCGTTGTCGAGGAACCGCAGTCCGCTGAAGCTGCGTCCCGCACCGGAGAAAGTGCGGTCGTCGCGCCCGTTGCGGAGGGCGCGGTAGTGGCCGCGGTCGCTGCGCCGGATACCGATGGTGGCGGCGACCAACATGCCCAGCAGCGCGCTGAAGAAGACGACGAGGATGACCACGATCGTTCCGATTACCAGGGACATTGCCCCTCCTCTCGCTCCGTGCGGGCACCCGTCCGATGTCCGCACGCTCCGGCCTGGGCGACCGGAAGAGGAATGAATCATTCCGCTGGCTCCGTCTGATGGTTGGCTCGGACCTCTTTGTCTCCTGTTTGGCCTTATGTGATTCATTCCTATGACTCCACCATGCGGTGTAAGTGGTGCCACGTCAAGGAGTTTCAGTAGACTCATTGGAACGAATCGAAGAAATCGCTGGGAGCAGCAGTGGAACCTCGGCACATCGAGATCGCCCAAAACCTCATGGAGGAGATCGACCAGGGGCGCTACGCGCCCGGCGACTCTCTGCCCACCGAGGACCAGTTAGTCGACACCTACCGCACTTCGCGCAACACCGTGCGGCGGGCGCTGCAGGAGCTCTCCAGCCGCGGCCGCATCAACACCAAGCAGGGCAGCGGCAGCACCGTGCGGGAATACCGCCCTACCGTCCACCTCGCGTCTCCGGTGGGAGGCCAGTCCGACGACGAGCGCTACGCGAGCTACTTCGAGCGCGTGCGCCGCGAGCAGGGCGTCGAGCCGCGGGAGGAGCTGATGGTGGGGCGCGAGGCGGCCACCGGGGCGCTGGCCCGCCTGCTGAACCTCGATCCGTCCGAGGAGCGGGGATTCGTCGTCATCCGCCGCTGCGACCGGTTCGTCGGCCCGCGGCTGTGGGAGCGGCAGGAGTCCTACTACCCGGACTTCATCGCCGCGGGCACCGATCTCGACCGCCCGGTCGACATCCCCGAGGGTGCGCAGAAGGTGCTGACCGCACTCGGCTACCCGCAGACCGGCTCGTGGGATGTGGTCGGCGCCAAGATGCCCTCCCTCAGGCAGTCCTCGCGTTTCGCCCTGGGGCCGGGGGTCCCGCTGCTCGTGCACGAGCGGGTCGCCTATTCCGGCACGACGCCGATCCGTTTCACCCGCACGCACATGCCGGCGGACCGCCACCAGTTGCTCTACGCCGAAGGCGAGGTCTCCTCGGAGCTGATCCGGATGGCCACGGACGTCAACGTCTACGACCGCTGACCCGGCCGATCGGAATGGTCGCAGGCCGCCGTGGCGCACTTGATCGGCGGTAACGGAGGATCTAGTCTCCTGGGCAGCATTAGACGAGTCATACCAACGACTCCCGTGAACGGCGGGAGTCCGAGGCTTTTCGCGGACCGCTCCCGACCGCCGCAAGCGCGGGAGCGGTTTTCCGCAGGGGAGGCGGGACCGTGGCACGGGTGACCCGGCGCAACTACATCGCCGACGATCTGCTGCAGAAGATCAACCACGGCGACTACGGGCCGGGGCAGCGCCTGCCCACCGAGGACGAGCTCGTCCGCAGCTACGGGGCGTCGCGCAACACCGTCCGCGGGGCCCTCGCCGAGCTCGCCCGGCAGGGACGCATCGTCACCAAGCACGGCAGCGGCAGCTGGGTGCCCGTCCAGCCGCGCCCCACCGTGCACCTGGCGTCGACGATCGACGGCGCTCCCGACGACGAGCGCTACACCCGCTACGTGCAGCGGATGGCGCAGGAGTCCCTGGGCGATCCGCACCTGGACTTCGAGTTCGAGTGGAAGATGAGCGGGGACTTCCCGCGCGCCACGCGCCTGCTCGGCCTCGGGGAGGGAGCCTCGGACACGCTCGCCCGGCGCAGGTGCGACCGCTGGTTCGGCACGAAGCTGTGGGAGCGCCAGGACTCCTACTACCCGGGCGAGATCGCCCGGGGCAGCGACCTGACCAGCCCGCGGGACATCGAGGAGGGGACGCGGGTCGTGCTGCGGGAGATGGGCTACCCGCAGACGCGTTCCTGGGACGTGGTGCGGGCCAAGATGCCGTCTCCGCAGGAGTCCACCGACTTCGACCTGGAGCCGGGCGTTCCGCTGCTGGTGCAGGAGCGGCTCGCCTACGCGCGCGACCCCGAGCGTCCCGGCGGCCCCGACCTGCCGATCCGCTACACCGAGACGCTCATGCCGGCCAACCGCCACCAACTCGTCTACGCAGAGGGCCCCACCACGCAGCAGCAGTTGCAGGACGCGATGGAGGCCTTCGCCTACTCCGATTGACCCGGTCGTCCGGTGACAGGTGGTTCCCGCACCGGACGGCTCGCCGTCTCCGCATACCTCAGGCGAGGGAGATCCCAGTTGGTTGTTCAGCACGACACCCGTACCTTCTACTACCCGGCGAGCCGCGAGCGCGTCCGCGCCGGCGCCGCCCATGACGCGTTCGACCAGTTCGCCGTGGACGAGGACATGAGCCCCGCCAAGCAGTTGGAGGTGACGTCCGAGCCCTGGCACACGCCCCGGCCCGTCGTCGAACGGCTCGGCACCGACCGCACCCTGCTGCGCCGCGCAGTGCGGGCCGTCGACGGCCGGGTGGTGGCGCTGGAGGACTCCTACTA is a window from the Streptomonospora litoralis genome containing:
- a CDS encoding cystathionine gamma-synthase — protein: MTFDGFETLAIHAGQEADTETGAVVVPIYQTSTYAQDGVGGLRSGYEYSRTANPTRGALEECLAALESGIRGLAFASGMAAEDTLLRTVAKPGDHVIIPSDAYGGTFRLFSKVLDRWGVQWEAVPQSDTEAVRRAVRPETVAIWAETPTNPLLTISDIEALAGVAHNSGALLVVDNTFASPYLQRPLTLGADVVVHSTTKYLGGHSDVVGGALVVSDPELGDRLAFHQNTMGAVAGPFDAWLTLRGIKTLGVRMDRHCANAELIVAALQRHPAVSEVYYPGLAEHPGHKTAGRQMRAFGGMISFRVRGGEEAALKVCERSRVFTLGESLGGVESLIEHPGRMTHASAAGSPLEVPADLVRLSVGIESGDDLVADLAEALEQ
- a CDS encoding GntR family transcriptional regulator, whose protein sequence is MEPRHIEIAQNLMEEIDQGRYAPGDSLPTEDQLVDTYRTSRNTVRRALQELSSRGRINTKQGSGSTVREYRPTVHLASPVGGQSDDERYASYFERVRREQGVEPREELMVGREAATGALARLLNLDPSEERGFVVIRRCDRFVGPRLWERQESYYPDFIAAGTDLDRPVDIPEGAQKVLTALGYPQTGSWDVVGAKMPSLRQSSRFALGPGVPLLVHERVAYSGTTPIRFTRTHMPADRHQLLYAEGEVSSELIRMATDVNVYDR
- a CDS encoding GntR family transcriptional regulator → MARVTRRNYIADDLLQKINHGDYGPGQRLPTEDELVRSYGASRNTVRGALAELARQGRIVTKHGSGSWVPVQPRPTVHLASTIDGAPDDERYTRYVQRMAQESLGDPHLDFEFEWKMSGDFPRATRLLGLGEGASDTLARRRCDRWFGTKLWERQDSYYPGEIARGSDLTSPRDIEEGTRVVLREMGYPQTRSWDVVRAKMPSPQESTDFDLEPGVPLLVQERLAYARDPERPGGPDLPIRYTETLMPANRHQLVYAEGPTTQQQLQDAMEAFAYSD